A stretch of Castanea sativa cultivar Marrone di Chiusa Pesio chromosome 2, ASM4071231v1 DNA encodes these proteins:
- the LOC142624594 gene encoding proteasome subunit beta type-2-A, with translation MECVFGLVGNGFAIVVADSSAVHSILVHKSNEDKIMVLDSHKLVAASGEAGDRVQFTEYIQKNVALYQFRNGIPLTTAAAANFTRGELATALRKNPYSVNILLAGYDKETGPSLYYIDYIATLHKLDKGAFGYGSYFSLSMMDRHYHSGMSVEEAIDLVDKCILEIRSRLVVAPPNFVIKIVDKDGAREYAWRESVKDGAVSTA, from the exons ATGGAGTGCGTGTTCGGATTGGTAGGCAATGGGTTCGCCATAGTTGTAGCTGATTCCTCTGCAGTTCACAGCATACTCGTTCACAAGTCTAACGAAGACAAGATCATGGTCCTTGACTCTCACAAGCTCGTCGCCGCTAGTGGCGAGGCCGGTGACAG AGTTCAATTCACTGAGTATATACAGAAAAACGTGGCTTTGTATCAATTCCGTAATGGGATTCCTTTGACCACGGCCGCTGCAGCAAACTTCACTCGAGGCGAGCTCGCCACTGCTTTGCGTAAG AATCCATACTCTGTGAATATCCTTCTGGCTGGCTACGACAAGGAGACTGGCCCATCTCTTTACTATATTGACTACATTGCTACACTTCACAAACTTGACAAGGGAGCATTTGGTTATGGGtcctatttttctctctccatgaTGGATAGGCACTACCACAGTGGCATGTCGGTGGAAGAAGCAATCGATCTGGTTGATAAGTGCATATTGGAGATTCGATCCCGGTTGGTTGTGGCACCACCAAACTTTGTTATCAAGATTGTTGACAAGGATGGAGCAAGGGAGTATGCCTGGCGTGAATCTGTCAAGGATGGTGCAGTTTCTACAGCCTGA